The DNA region GCGTTTGCTGAAGACCCCTTGCTCTTGCCATCTGCATCCTGGCGAAGCGCAGCTACCCTCCACAACTCTGTCATCCTGAGCGAAGCGCAGCGAAGTCGAAGGACCTGTATTTTGCAGCAGCCGGCAATGCAATTGCTTACAACTGCCCGAACTTGCCGGCCTTCAGATCGGCCACCGCCTGCATGATCTCTTCGCGCGTGTTCATCACGAAGGGGCCATAGCTGGCGACCGGCTCATTGATCGGCTCGCCACTCAGCAATACAAGCTGCGAGTCTTCCTTCGCCTCGATCGTCACGATGTTGCCTTCCTGCGAGAGAGCAGCAATGCGCGCCTCGCCTGTCAGCTTCGCCGAGCCGTTCACGGTCACATCGCCCTTGCGCAGAACGATCGCCGTATTGTGGCCCTCAGGTACCGTCAACTCGACCTTCTCGCCAGCCTTCAGGATCACGTCCCACACGTTCAGCGGAGTGAATGTGGTTGCCGCGCCTTTGGTTCCGTCGACGTCGCCCGCGATGACACGGATGTGTCCGCCGCCGGGAAGGCTTACGACCGGGATCTGCTCCTTCGTGATGGCCTGGTAGCCGGGTTTGGACATCTTGTCCTTCGCCGGCAGATTCACCCAGAGCTGAATCATCTCGAAGGTCCCTCCGGCCTTGGAGAACTCGGCCTCGTGCAACTCTTCGTGAAGAACGCCCGAGGCAGCAGTCATCCACTGCACGTCGCCGGGGTAGATCACGCCCGAGTTTCCCGCCGAGTCGCGATGGCCCACCGACCCTTGATAGGCGATGGTGACCGTCTCAAAGCCGCGGTGCGGATGCTCGCCGACGCCGCGACGCTTTGCGCTGGGCGTGAAGTACTGCGGCCCGGCGTAGTC from Acidobacteriota bacterium includes:
- a CDS encoding pirin family protein encodes the protein MSTTTTTQKKVIGTYGPGSNHWVGDGFPVRNLFPSNGLQLEVSPFLMLDYAGPQYFTPSAKRRGVGEHPHRGFETVTIAYQGSVGHRDSAGNSGVIYPGDVQWMTAASGVLHEELHEAEFSKAGGTFEMIQLWVNLPAKDKMSKPGYQAITKEQIPVVSLPGGGHIRVIAGDVDGTKGAATTFTPLNVWDVILKAGEKVELTVPEGHNTAIVLRKGDVTVNGSAKLTGEARIAALSQEGNIVTIEAKEDSQLVLLSGEPINEPVASYGPFVMNTREEIMQAVADLKAGKFGQL